A window from Zingiber officinale cultivar Zhangliang chromosome 7A, Zo_v1.1, whole genome shotgun sequence encodes these proteins:
- the LOC122002895 gene encoding protein cornichon homolog 1-like, with translation MVGELVLWFISFVAVISLIGFSAYQLICLSDLEYDYINPYDSSSRINAVVTPEFIVQGILCILFLLTWHWFPFLIMAPVTYYHIKLYMKRKHLIDVTEIFRALNEEKKYRFIKLGFYCCIFIIVIYRLVTTAVMLLINEDEWNLESGMF, from the exons ATGGTGGGGGAGCTTGTTCTCTGGTTCATTTCCTTCGTAGCGGTGATCAGCCTCATCGGATTCAGCGCATATCAG CTTATTTGCCTATCTGATTTGGAGTATGACTACATCAACCCATATGATTCATCGTCACGTATCAATGCTGTTGTGACTCCAGAGTTCATAGTGCAGGGGATATTATGCATTTTATTCCTCCTAACATGGCATTGGTTTCCATTTTTAATAATGGCTCCTGTCACATATTACCACATAAAATT ATACATGAAAAGGAAGCATCTAATAGATGTTACTGAGATCTTTAGAGCATTGAATGAAGAGAAGAAATACAGATTTATCAAGCTTGGTTTCTATTGCTGCATTTTTATCATTGTCATTTACAG GCTTGTGACTACTGCCGTTATGTTACTTATCAACGAAGATGAGTGGAATTTAGAATCTGGGATGTTTTGA